The Mucilaginibacter yixingensis genome window below encodes:
- a CDS encoding ATP-dependent Clp protease ATP-binding subunit — protein MEAKFSPRVKDVISYSREEALRLGHDYIGTEHLLLGLIRDGDGVAIKLLKGLNVDTARLRRAVEDAVKGTTGTNVHIGSIPLTKQAEKVLKITYLEAKIFKSDVIGTEHLLLSILRDEDNIASQLLLQFNVNYDIFKQEVDAQRNGITDEMPGSSTGGDDDFKEEESFSQPKKVSDIKSKTPVLDNFGRDLTKAAEEGRLDPIVGREKEIERVSQILSRRKKNNPILIGEPGVGKSAIAEGLALRIVQRKVSRVLFNKRVVTLDLASLVAGTKYRGQFEERMKAVMNELEKSPDVILFIDEIHTIVGAGGASGSLDASNMFKPALARGEIQCIGATTLDEYRQYIEKDGALDRRFQKVMVEPASPEETIEILNRIKEKYEEHHGVTYTPEAINACVTLTTRYITDRFLPDKAIDALDESGSRVHLTNIHVPQDILDIEQKIEQIKIEKNKVVRSQKYEEAAKLRDTEKHLLEELEQAKAVWEAETKSKRYTVTEDNVAEVVAMMTGIPVQKVGQADSQKLLHMSENIQGKIIGQEDAIKKLTKAIQRTRAGLKDPKKPIGSFIFLGPTGVGKTELAKELARFMFDSEDALIQIDMSEYMEKFAVSRLVGAPPGYVGYEEGGQLTEKVRRKPYAVVLLDEIEKAHPDVFNILLQVLDEGQLTDSLGRKVDFRNAIIIMTSNIGARQLKDFGQGVGFSTSAKNTQADAHSRGVIENALKRAFAPEFLNRIDDVIVFNSLSKEDIFKIIDIELSALFGRVNTLGYKIELTLNAKEFIAEKGYDSQFGARPLKRAIQKYLEDPIAEEILKGELVEGDTMEVDYDKETSEIKINVKSSGESAVSDTKPNDGPLN, from the coding sequence ATGGAAGCTAAATTTTCGCCACGGGTAAAAGACGTTATATCATATAGCAGAGAGGAGGCCTTGCGCCTCGGGCATGACTACATTGGTACCGAACACTTATTGCTCGGGCTCATCCGCGATGGCGACGGCGTGGCCATCAAATTACTGAAAGGTTTAAACGTAGATACCGCCCGTCTGCGTCGTGCAGTGGAGGATGCGGTAAAAGGCACCACCGGCACTAACGTGCATATTGGCAGCATTCCGTTAACCAAACAAGCCGAAAAAGTTTTAAAAATTACTTACCTGGAGGCAAAGATTTTTAAGAGCGATGTGATAGGTACAGAGCACCTGCTGCTGTCTATCCTGCGCGATGAAGATAACATAGCTTCGCAGTTATTGCTGCAGTTTAACGTTAACTACGACATCTTTAAACAAGAGGTTGACGCACAACGCAACGGCATAACTGACGAAATGCCTGGTTCATCAACCGGCGGCGATGACGATTTTAAAGAAGAAGAATCATTTAGCCAGCCTAAAAAGGTATCAGACATCAAATCAAAAACTCCGGTGCTGGATAACTTTGGTCGCGATTTGACCAAGGCTGCCGAAGAAGGCCGTCTGGATCCGATTGTTGGCCGTGAGAAAGAGATTGAGCGCGTGTCGCAAATCCTGTCTCGTCGTAAAAAGAACAACCCTATCCTGATTGGCGAGCCGGGTGTTGGTAAAAGTGCCATTGCCGAAGGTTTGGCCCTGCGCATTGTGCAACGTAAAGTGAGCCGCGTTTTGTTTAACAAGCGCGTGGTTACTTTAGATCTGGCCAGCCTGGTTGCCGGTACCAAATACCGTGGCCAGTTTGAGGAAAGGATGAAAGCTGTGATGAACGAGCTGGAAAAATCGCCAGACGTAATTCTGTTCATCGACGAGATCCATACTATTGTGGGTGCGGGCGGTGCATCAGGTTCGCTTGATGCCTCTAACATGTTCAAACCTGCATTAGCCAGGGGCGAAATCCAATGCATTGGCGCAACTACTTTAGATGAGTATCGTCAGTACATTGAGAAAGATGGCGCTTTGGATCGTCGTTTCCAGAAAGTAATGGTTGAACCTGCTTCGCCAGAAGAAACCATCGAGATACTGAATCGTATTAAAGAGAAATATGAAGAGCACCATGGCGTAACTTATACACCAGAGGCTATTAATGCCTGCGTAACCTTAACCACCCGTTACATTACCGACAGGTTTTTACCGGACAAGGCGATTGATGCGCTGGACGAATCAGGCTCTCGCGTTCACTTAACCAATATCCACGTACCGCAAGATATTCTGGATATTGAGCAGAAGATTGAACAGATCAAAATTGAGAAAAACAAAGTGGTGCGCAGCCAGAAGTATGAAGAAGCTGCTAAACTGCGCGACACCGAGAAACATTTGCTGGAAGAGCTGGAACAAGCCAAAGCGGTTTGGGAAGCAGAAACCAAGAGCAAACGTTACACTGTAACTGAAGACAATGTTGCCGAAGTGGTGGCCATGATGACCGGTATCCCGGTACAGAAAGTAGGCCAGGCTGATAGCCAGAAACTGCTGCACATGTCTGAAAATATCCAGGGTAAAATCATCGGTCAGGAGGATGCGATCAAGAAATTGACCAAAGCCATCCAACGTACCCGTGCCGGTTTGAAAGATCCTAAAAAGCCAATCGGCTCGTTTATCTTCCTTGGTCCAACCGGGGTTGGTAAAACAGAACTGGCAAAAGAACTGGCCCGCTTTATGTTTGACAGCGAAGATGCGCTGATTCAGATTGACATGAGCGAGTATATGGAAAAATTTGCGGTATCGCGCCTGGTTGGTGCGCCTCCGGGCTACGTTGGTTACGAAGAAGGTGGCCAGCTGACCGAAAAGGTTCGCCGTAAACCATACGCTGTAGTATTGCTGGACGAGATTGAGAAAGCTCACCCTGATGTGTTTAACATCCTGTTACAGGTGCTGGACGAAGGTCAGCTGACTGACTCGTTAGGTCGCAAGGTTGACTTTCGCAATGCCATCATCATCATGACCTCTAACATTGGCGCACGCCAGTTGAAAGATTTCGGTCAGGGTGTAGGTTTCAGTACCTCGGCTAAAAATACTCAGGCTGATGCACACTCTCGTGGCGTGATTGAAAACGCGCTGAAACGTGCTTTCGCTCCTGAGTTCCTGAACCGTATTGATGATGTGATTGTGTTTAACTCGCTGAGCAAAGAAGATATCTTCAAAATTATCGATATCGAGCTTTCAGCACTGTTTGGCCGTGTTAATACGTTGGGCTACAAAATTGAGCTTACCCTCAATGCCAAAGAGTTTATTGCCGAGAAAGGTTATGACTCACAGTTTGGTGCCCGTCCGCTGAAACGCGCTATTCAGAAATACCTCGAAGATCCGATTGCTGAGGAAATTCTGAAAGGCGAACTGGTTGAAGGTGATACCATGGAGGTAGACTATGACAAGGAAACCAGCGAGATCAAGATCAACGTAAAATCATCAGGCGAGAGCGCGGTAAGCGATACCAAGCCTAATGACGGTCCGTTGAACTAA
- a CDS encoding carboxypeptidase-like regulatory domain-containing protein: protein MRNLITFFILFLPALALAQSQAISGRVLNMANDKPVAGATVFLDNTIVGISTGDDGTFVLNNVRNGQYNITVSCVGFESHRQAIQFNDLAINTGDIKLMPKVTALKEVSVKYDPDRDRHLGMFIKDFLGSTDNARQCKIKNPEILDLDFDKKKNILNASTDNFLDIDNKALGYTLHYQISKFTLNYKTQQLYYEGSLHFEPMHGSESDEKRWKKARLKAYTGSNMHFLRSCISNKVDDEKFTVRRIIRRPNDERPPDSLIKARLKQLFPPGRNNVYVTLTDSMRYWINKRDLPLYKDELVKMPLVLNEYYKHTTMPGVYQFNCKDLLMISYNKDSDRSTTLAFSKPSYFDDNGVIINPTSVVNEGYWGEQRVANMLPFDYDPRSQD from the coding sequence ATGCGCAACCTAATCACATTCTTCATCTTATTTTTACCGGCATTAGCCCTGGCACAATCGCAGGCCATCAGCGGCAGGGTATTAAATATGGCAAACGATAAACCTGTAGCCGGAGCAACCGTTTTTTTGGATAATACCATCGTAGGTATCAGCACTGGCGATGACGGCACCTTTGTGCTCAACAACGTTAGGAACGGGCAGTACAACATTACGGTTTCCTGTGTTGGTTTTGAGAGCCATCGTCAGGCTATTCAGTTTAATGATCTGGCTATCAATACCGGTGATATTAAGCTCATGCCAAAAGTAACAGCGCTAAAAGAGGTGAGCGTTAAATATGACCCGGACCGCGATAGGCACCTAGGTATGTTTATAAAAGATTTTCTGGGCAGCACTGATAACGCCAGGCAATGCAAAATAAAAAACCCGGAAATACTTGACCTTGATTTTGACAAGAAAAAGAATATTCTGAACGCCAGTACCGATAACTTTTTAGATATAGACAATAAAGCGCTGGGCTACACCCTCCACTACCAGATCAGTAAATTCACCCTTAACTATAAAACCCAACAGCTATATTACGAAGGCAGCTTACACTTTGAGCCTATGCACGGCAGCGAAAGTGATGAGAAACGGTGGAAAAAAGCTCGTCTAAAAGCCTATACAGGCTCTAACATGCATTTCCTGCGGTCTTGCATCAGTAATAAGGTTGATGATGAAAAATTTACTGTGCGACGCATTATTCGCCGCCCTAATGATGAGCGCCCGCCCGACAGCCTGATCAAGGCTAGACTGAAGCAGCTCTTTCCTCCCGGACGTAACAATGTTTATGTAACGCTTACTGATTCCATGCGCTACTGGATTAACAAGAGAGATTTGCCGCTTTATAAGGATGAATTGGTAAAAATGCCGCTCGTTCTTAACGAATATTACAAGCATACCACCATGCCCGGCGTTTATCAGTTTAATTGTAAAGACCTGCTGATGATCAGCTACAATAAAGACAGCGACCGCAGCACCACGCTCGCCTTTAGCAAACCATCTTATTTTGATGATAACGGCGTTATTATCAACCCCACCAGCGTAGTAAACGAAGGCTACTGGGGCGAGCAGCGTGTGGCTAATATGCTGCCTTTTGATTATGATCCGAGAAGCCAGGATTGA